A genome region from Coffea arabica cultivar ET-39 chromosome 7e, Coffea Arabica ET-39 HiFi, whole genome shotgun sequence includes the following:
- the LOC140004339 gene encoding CSC1-like protein At4g35870: MTNYTVPSLPPSASWGDGDFDYDTAWYGNIQYLVNISAIGALTCLLIFILIKLRSDHRRMPGPTAIVSKLLAAWHATGREIARHCGADAAQFLLIEGGSSALLLSLAVLAISVMLPINIYAGKASLGDEFSKTTINHIEKGSPLLWVHLIFVVIVVFLVHYGVNEIEKRLKVTRLRDGHGNPSDPGANSSAIFTIMIHGLPTTLGFDKTPLVEYFQHKYPGKVYEVIVPMDLCALDDLASDLVKVRDDISKLVARIESRGFLDEVEEYEDAGNGRGLWEKICLLWRRVVDLWYRAMGALGFSDEERLRKLQEFRADLEMEMAAYKDGRARGAGVAFVVFKDVYAANKAVQDLRNEKRRRFGRFFSITELQLQRNQWKVERAPLASDIYWNNLGSSKLSLRLRRVIVNTCLLLLLLFCSSPLAILSGISSAARIINAEAVDHAETWLAWVQSSSWLASLIFQFLPNVLIFVSMYIVIPSVLSYLSKFERHLTVSGEQRAALLKMVCFFLVNLILLRGLVESSLESAILKMGRCYLDGEDCKRIEQYMSASFLSRSCLSSLAFLITSTFLGISFDLLAPVPSIKKMLRKFRKNDMLQLVPEQSELENHDIESLERPLISEAAAGVMTSNNGYLQHSALNGVNSPGQDMSEYPPVSRTSPMPKRTFDFAQYYAFNLTIFALTLIYSSFAPLVVPVGAIYFGYRYVVDKYNFLFVYRVRGFPAGNDGRLMDTVLFVMRFCVDLFLLSMLLFFSVHGDSTKLQAIFTLGLLVMYKLLPSDNEGVQPALLQGIQTVDNIIDGPIDYEVLSKPTFEWDTYNS, translated from the coding sequence ATGACCAATTACACCGTCCCATCACTTCCACCGTCCGCCTCCTGGGGCGACGGAGACTTTGATTACGATACGGCATGGTACGGGAACATCCAATACTTAGTTAACATTTCCGCCATCGGAGCCTTAACGTGTCTCCTCATCTTCATCTTAATTAAGCTCCGAAGCGACCACCGCCGCATGCCCGGCCCCACCGCCATCGTTTCTAAGCTCCTCGCCGCCTGGCACGCCACCGGCCGAGAGATCGCCCGCCACTGTGGCGCTGATGCAGCTCAATTTCTCCTTATTGAAGGTGGCAGCTCTGCCCTACTCCTTTCCCTCGCTGTGCTGGCCATCTCCGTCATGCTTCCAATCAATATTTACGCTGGAAAGGCTTCTTTGGGAGACGAATTCTCGAAAACCACCATTAATCATATCGAAAAAGGTTCGCCTTTGCTCTGGGTTCACCTTATTTTTGttgtaattgttgtttttttggTGCATTATGGTGTGAATGAGATTGAAAAAAGATTGAAAGTCACGAGGTTGCGAGATGGGCATGGTAATCCTAGTGACCCTGGTGCAAATTCGAGTGCAATATTTACTATAATGATACATGGGTTGCCAACAACTTTGGGCTTTGATAAGACCCCATTGGTGGAATACTTTCAGCATAAGTATCCAGGGAAGGTGTATGAAGTTATTGTTCCGATGGATTTGTGTGCATTAGATGATTTAGCTTCGGACTTAGTGAAGGTTAGGGATGATATTTCAAAGTTGGTGGCAAGGATCGAGTCAAGAGGATTTCTGGATGAGGTAGAGGAATATGAGGATGCAGGGAATGGAAGGGGATTGTGGGAGAAGATATGTTTGTTGTGGAGGAGAGTGGTAGATTTGTGGTATCGGGCTATGGGCGCTCTGGGGTTTTCTGATGAGGAGAGATTGAGAAAGTTGCAAGAGTTTAGGGCAGATTTGGAAATGGAGATGGCAGCTTATAAAGATGGCCGAGCAAGGGGTGCTGGTGTTGCTTTTGTGGTGTTTAAAGATGTCTATGCAGCTAATAAGGCAGTTCAGGATCTTCGAAATGAAAAGAGAAGACGGTTTGGAAGATTCTTTTCCATTACAGAGTTACAACTTCAAAGGAACCAGTGGAAGGTAGAGAGAGCTCCACTGGCAAGTGATATTTATTGGAATAACTTGGGTTCATCAAAACTGTCTCTAAGATTGCGTAGAGTGATTGTGAACACATGCCTTTTATTGCTACTTCTGTTCTGCAGTTCTCCACTTGCTATACTTAGTGGCATTAGCAGCGCAGCACGGATTATTAATGCAGAAGCTGTGGATCATGCTGAGACTTGGCTGGCTTGGGTGCAGAGTTCAAGCTGGCTTGCATCCTTAATCTTCCAGTTTCTGCCCAATGTACTTATTTTTGTCAGCATGTATATTGTGATCCCATCTGttctttcttatctttccaaatTTGAGCGGCATTTGACCGTGTCTGGGGAGCAAAGAGCTGCGCTCTTGAAGATGGTTTGCTTTTTCTTGGTAAACCTCATTCTTCTAAGGGGTCTAGTTGAGTCATCACTGGAGAGCGCTATTTTGAAGATGGGACGATGTTACTTGGATGGGGAAGATTGCAAAAGGATTGAACAATATATGAGTGCCTCTTTTCTTTCAAGATCTTGCCTTTCATCACTTGCATTTCTTATTACAAGCACTTTCTTGGGAATATCCTTTGATTTACTGGCTCCAGTACCTTCAATTAAGAAGATGCTCCGGAAGTTCAGAAAGAATGATATGCTCCAGCTGGTTCCGGAGCAAAGTGAACTGGAAAATCATGACATTGAAAGTTTGGAGAGGCCTCTGATTTCTGAAGCTGCAGCTGGGGTAATGACAAGCAATAATGGATATTTACAACATTCTGCTTTGAACGGTGTTAATTCACCAGGTCAAGACATGTCTGAATACCCTCCTGTTAGCAGAACCTCACCCATGCCTAAGCGAACTTTTGATTTTGCACAATACTATGCGTTCAACCTCACAATATTTGCCCTGACCCTCATATATTCCTCCTTTGCTCCCCTTGTGGTTCCGGTGGGAGCTATATATTTTGGTTACAGATATGTGGTAGACAAGTACAACTTCCTATTTGTCTACAGGGTGCGAGGTTTTCCGGCTGGTAATGATGGGAGGTTGATGGATACTGTTTTGTTTGTAATGCGGTTTTGTGTTGATTTGTTTCTTCTCTCGATGCTACTCTTCTTCTCAGTTCACGGGGATTCCACAAAGCTGCAGGCCATATTCACTCTCGGGTTGTTAGTAATGTATAAGCTTTTACCCTCTGATAATGAAGGTGTACAGCCAGCCTTATTGCAAGGCATACAGACTGTTGACAACATCATTGATGGTCCCATAGATTATGAAGTTTTGTCGAAGCCTACTTTTGAATGGGATACTTATAACTCATAA